A stretch of Patescibacteria group bacterium DNA encodes these proteins:
- the dnaB gene encoding replicative DNA helicase — MNNFNTDTKDKIPPHNLEAEANVLGSVLIDPEAINKIADSINEDDFYKTAHRIIFKACISLYDKREPIDLLSVSNILTEENELENIGGKTYLASLSNSVVTASNVKYYAEIVQKKATLRRLIKASSEITSLAYNETENVDNVLDESEQKLFGISQKFLKQNFIAISSVLHDTFDRIDELHKNKGKLRGIPTGYVDLDNLLAGFQKSNLIIIAARPSVGKTSFALDIARHVATKNKECVGLFSLEMSKEELVDRILCAEAGVSLWKMRTGRLSDRDEHDDFPRIGNAMGTLAESKIFIDDSGSLNIMQIRTKARRLKLEHNLSLLIVDYLQLMESKANAESRVQEVAEITRGLKTIARELNIPIIALSQLSRAVEQFKPAIPKLAHLRESGSIEQDADVVMFIYRKAADRSYRFEDLTPEEKCTAEIHIAKHRNGPTGMVRLFFDQETVSFKSLEKGSSVPPPSQEY; from the coding sequence ATGAATAATTTTAATACAGACACAAAAGATAAAATACCACCTCATAATTTAGAAGCTGAAGCAAATGTATTAGGCTCTGTTCTTATAGATCCAGAGGCTATAAATAAAATCGCTGACTCTATAAATGAAGATGATTTTTATAAAACAGCTCATAGAATTATATTCAAAGCATGTATAAGTTTATATGATAAAAGAGAGCCAATAGACTTACTTTCTGTTAGTAATATTTTGACAGAAGAAAATGAGCTTGAAAATATTGGTGGAAAAACTTATCTTGCAAGTCTTTCAAATTCAGTTGTCACAGCAAGCAATGTAAAATACTATGCAGAAATAGTACAAAAAAAAGCAACACTTAGAAGACTTATAAAAGCATCTTCTGAAATTACGTCCCTTGCCTACAACGAGACAGAAAACGTAGACAATGTACTAGATGAATCAGAACAAAAACTTTTTGGTATTTCACAAAAATTTTTAAAACAAAATTTTATTGCAATTTCAAGCGTACTTCATGACACTTTTGATAGAATAGATGAGCTTCACAAAAACAAAGGCAAGCTTCGAGGTATTCCTACTGGCTATGTGGATCTAGATAATTTACTTGCTGGATTTCAAAAATCAAATCTTATTATTATAGCTGCTCGTCCTAGTGTTGGAAAAACTAGTTTTGCTCTTGATATAGCAAGACACGTTGCTACAAAAAATAAAGAGTGTGTGGGATTGTTTTCTCTTGAAATGAGCAAAGAAGAACTTGTAGACAGAATATTATGTGCTGAAGCGGGAGTATCTCTATGGAAAATGAGAACAGGAAGATTGTCTGACAGGGATGAACATGACGATTTTCCAAGAATAGGAAATGCAATGGGCACACTTGCTGAAAGTAAAATATTTATAGATGATTCTGGAAGTTTGAATATAATGCAGATAAGAACAAAGGCTAGAAGATTAAAATTGGAACACAATCTTTCTCTCCTTATAGTTGACTATTTACAACTTATGGAAAGCAAAGCAAATGCAGAATCTCGTGTTCAAGAAGTTGCAGAAATCACAAGAGGTCTAAAAACTATTGCAAGAGAACTAAACATTCCTATCATAGCATTATCACAATTATCTAGAGCAGTAGAACAATTCAAACCAGCTATACCAAAATTAGCTCACTTAAGAGAATCTGGTTCTATTGAACAAGATGCTGACGTAGTAATGTTTATTTACAGAAAAGCCGCTGATAGAAGTTACAGATTCGAAGATCTTACACCTGAAGAAAAATGTACAGCAGAAATTCATATAGCAAAACATAGAAATGGACCCACTGGAATGGTAAGATTGTTTTTTGATCAAGAAACTGTAAGTTTCAAAAGCTTAGAAAAAGGTAGTAGTGTTCCTCCTCCATCACAAGAATATTAA
- a CDS encoding four helix bundle protein, with product MKSDLKNPDYNLEVRTTKFSNLVIELYKSITQDVINKPIITQLIKSGTSVGANYAEANNACSKNDFKNKIYICKKEICETKYWLKIIKDNNLTENSIIQNTQREAEELTLIFGKILSSLRNNSKLKNS from the coding sequence ATGAAAAGCGATTTAAAAAATCCAGACTATAATCTGGAAGTTAGAACTACTAAATTTTCGAATTTAGTAATAGAACTTTATAAATCTATTACTCAAGATGTTATAAACAAACCAATAATTACTCAATTAATAAAATCTGGAACAAGTGTAGGTGCAAATTATGCTGAAGCCAATAATGCATGCTCAAAAAATGATTTTAAAAACAAAATTTATATTTGTAAAAAGGAAATTTGTGAAACAAAATATTGGCTAAAAATAATAAAAGATAATAATTTAACAGAAAATTCAATAATTCAAAATACACAAAGAGAAGCAGAGGAATTAACTTTAATATTTGGAAAAATACTATCTTCATTAAGAAATAATTCAAAATTAAAAAATTCCTAA
- a CDS encoding YbaB/EbfC family nucleoid-associated protein — MSVFSKLNQIKDLKQQAKQMQSSLSQELVEVSRSGVVLKMDGNQKVQSINIPDGISNKELENIIPNLFNDAILKIQKIMSDKFKSGEIKMPDLNF; from the coding sequence ATGAGCGTATTTTCAAAACTAAATCAAATAAAAGATTTAAAACAACAGGCAAAACAAATGCAAAGTTCTCTTTCTCAAGAACTTGTAGAAGTTAGTAGAAGTGGTGTTGTATTAAAAATGGACGGCAATCAAAAAGTTCAATCTATAAATATTCCAGATGGAATTTCTAACAAAGAATTGGAAAATATTATTCCAAATTTGTTCAATGACGCAATCTTGAAAATTCAAAAAATTATGTCAGACAAATTTAAGTCAGGTGAAATAAAAATGCCAGATCTTAATTTCTAA